The following proteins are encoded in a genomic region of Bacillus sp. FJAT-22090:
- a CDS encoding TetR/AcrR family transcriptional regulator yields the protein MTPKVSEEYKEEKKKEIIQAAATVFGENGFYSTTMDDLVKASGRSKGAIYHYFKSKEEVYDHMLQQQVEQTISVLADKFSHVHSSIEKMEVLFDLYTSKEWLKEPKLNSVRNQLEHWIAGSREVDRMKYERHSEIFYDLISTILIEGQNNGEVSRELNALQAAKLFWSMIDGMLLHASVLPSFSYLQIVRTAKEMYIAFLQRGA from the coding sequence TTGACACCAAAAGTATCGGAAGAATACAAGGAAGAGAAGAAAAAAGAAATAATTCAGGCTGCAGCAACTGTTTTTGGTGAAAATGGTTTTTACTCTACGACGATGGATGATTTAGTGAAAGCTTCTGGGAGGAGTAAAGGTGCAATTTATCATTACTTCAAAAGTAAGGAGGAAGTATACGATCATATGCTTCAACAACAAGTAGAACAGACTATTTCTGTTTTAGCAGATAAGTTCTCACATGTTCATTCCTCCATAGAAAAGATGGAGGTGCTTTTCGATTTATACACGTCCAAAGAGTGGTTGAAAGAACCAAAATTAAATAGCGTAAGAAACCAATTAGAGCACTGGATTGCTGGAAGTAGAGAAGTAGATCGAATGAAATACGAGAGACATAGTGAAATTTTTTATGACCTTATCAGTACTATTTTAATAGAAGGTCAAAATAACGGAGAGGTTTCAAGAGAACTCAATGCATTACAGGCGGCTAAACTATTTTGGAGTATGATTGATGGCATGCTTTTACATGCATCAGTCTTACCTTCCTTTTCTTATTTGCAAATTGTGAGAACGGCAAAAGAGATGTATATAGCATTTCTACAAAGGGGAGCTTAG
- a CDS encoding GNAT family N-acetyltransferase yields the protein MITFKTMENLSFKQAHELFINGFEGYFIPMKISLDAFVIRMGNEGLSPELSIVMYDADHPIGFVLQGIREVEGQKIAWNGGTGIIPAYRGKKLGTVLMEKALDLLKQQNVSVATLEALSVNKPAIKLYENVGYEVIDTLHFLESEGELPYKEDLVNEFTIKRIPALQAAHGDIFPTQIPWQVDPSITPKIGGEAVIATKNGEIYAACLIRKKQQYGSEPEGVTLFQTVMKKESEEGERALQLVLQEGLDFKQPLKRTTYNLLDLNHKTISFLQRNGFKNTEVSQVFMVNNLM from the coding sequence ATGATTACGTTTAAAACAATGGAAAATTTATCTTTTAAGCAAGCACATGAACTTTTTATTAATGGATTTGAAGGTTATTTTATACCGATGAAGATTTCACTTGATGCTTTTGTGATCCGTATGGGAAATGAAGGTCTCTCTCCAGAACTATCCATTGTAATGTACGATGCAGATCATCCAATAGGTTTTGTATTACAGGGGATAAGAGAGGTAGAAGGTCAAAAAATAGCATGGAATGGTGGAACAGGAATCATTCCTGCATATAGAGGGAAAAAACTTGGGACTGTTCTGATGGAAAAAGCGCTTGATTTACTAAAACAACAAAATGTGTCTGTCGCTACTTTAGAAGCGTTGTCTGTAAATAAACCTGCGATAAAGTTGTATGAAAATGTCGGCTATGAAGTAATCGACACATTACACTTTTTGGAATCGGAAGGCGAGCTTCCTTATAAGGAAGATTTAGTGAATGAATTTACTATTAAGCGAATTCCTGCATTACAAGCCGCGCACGGAGATATTTTTCCTACACAAATCCCATGGCAGGTGGATCCTTCCATAACCCCTAAAATAGGGGGAGAGGCTGTCATTGCAACAAAAAATGGTGAGATATATGCAGCTTGCCTTATAAGAAAAAAACAACAATATGGATCTGAACCAGAAGGTGTCACCTTATTTCAAACGGTTATGAAAAAGGAAAGTGAGGAAGGGGAGCGAGCACTCCAATTAGTATTGCAGGAGGGGCTTGATTTCAAGCAACCACTTAAAAGAACAACTTATAATTTATTGGATTTGAATCATAAGACGATTTCTTTCTTACAAAGGAATGGATTCAAAAATACAGAGGTATCCCAAGTTTTTATGGTTAATAATTTAATGTAA
- a CDS encoding thioredoxin family protein, which produces MNKITTAEQFNEIISGDNEVLVKFEAGWCPDCRRMEMFIDPIVEKYNQYTWYEVNRDELPEIAEKYEVMGIPSLLIYQNGEKKAHLHSANAKSPEQVTEFLDAQN; this is translated from the coding sequence ATGAATAAAATTACAACAGCAGAACAATTCAATGAAATTATTTCTGGAGACAATGAAGTACTAGTAAAATTCGAAGCTGGTTGGTGCCCTGATTGCCGTCGTATGGAAATGTTCATAGACCCAATCGTGGAAAAGTACAATCAATATACTTGGTATGAAGTGAACCGAGACGAACTTCCTGAAATTGCTGAAAAATATGAAGTAATGGGTATTCCAAGCTTACTTATTTATCAAAATGGAGAGAAAAAAGCACACTTACATAGTGCAAATGCAAAATCTCCTGAGCAAGTAACAGAATTTTTAGATGCACAAAACTAA
- a CDS encoding C39 family peptidase: protein MKIQLPVQGHSQYDSSIQTNFQASACGPVTAYVLLNYLFPNACPYQPNELYERLGGTRIGLFTHRFVRNLRKLLGPDWKVDKCTLGTALEELKKGRPVALKFDKYFSFHWKRKFTFAYHWVPLIGYELKEDELFLIIHDNGGRHRASQIRKILFSDDAPILTFVQVTPKS, encoded by the coding sequence ATGAAAATACAATTGCCTGTACAAGGGCATTCTCAATATGATTCGTCCATCCAAACAAACTTTCAGGCTTCCGCTTGTGGACCTGTCACAGCATATGTTCTATTAAACTATCTTTTTCCAAATGCATGTCCCTATCAGCCTAACGAGCTTTATGAAAGATTGGGCGGCACTCGTATCGGATTGTTTACACACCGTTTTGTACGTAATTTGCGTAAACTACTTGGACCCGATTGGAAGGTGGATAAGTGCACACTTGGAACGGCTTTAGAAGAATTAAAAAAGGGACGCCCTGTTGCATTAAAATTTGATAAATACTTTTCATTTCACTGGAAAAGAAAATTTACATTTGCTTATCACTGGGTACCTCTTATTGGGTACGAACTAAAAGAGGATGAATTATTTTTAATAATCCATGATAATGGAGGTCGCCATCGAGCAAGTCAAATCCGTAAAATACTCTTTTCGGATGATGCACCTATTTTAACTTTTGTACAAGTAACTCCAAAATCCTAA
- a CDS encoding NAD(P)/FAD-dependent oxidoreductase, producing the protein MKIHNGSLYWPSTTEPFEPSANFDKLELYDVVIVGGGMSGSLTALAMVEAGLSVAILDKRKFGTGSTSANTGLLQYSNDVMLHELIEQIGEQDAVQFYKLCYEAVDELDKIVNELHIDCDFIRRPSICFASDENDVEKIKAEYTTLQKYGFPSDYFGPNEMREKLAFSKPGALVTMEDAEINPLKFVQGLLQRLEEMSVHLFPYVEVEDVYETDGQLDIRTSEQSFIAKNIIFTTGYETVPIGKRIGANINRSYVLVSNPINNFNDWYKQALIWETKRPYLYIRSTIDNRLIVGGLDEDQPDAPHSQEIIQQRAENLLEKAKELFPQYNLEIDYAYAASFGESIDNLPFIGEHPTKAKHYYLLGYGGNGTVYSMLGSQILKDLVTGKPNDDAGIVQLDRKCGVK; encoded by the coding sequence ATGAAAATACATAATGGATCACTTTATTGGCCATCTACAACAGAACCATTTGAACCTAGTGCTAATTTTGACAAACTGGAACTTTATGATGTGGTCATTGTTGGTGGAGGAATGTCAGGTAGTTTAACAGCTTTAGCAATGGTAGAGGCAGGACTTTCAGTTGCTATACTCGATAAAAGAAAATTTGGAACTGGAAGCACAAGTGCAAACACAGGGCTACTGCAATATTCAAATGATGTAATGCTACATGAACTAATTGAACAAATTGGTGAACAGGATGCAGTTCAATTTTATAAGCTTTGTTATGAAGCAGTAGATGAACTTGACAAAATAGTAAATGAATTACATATAGATTGTGATTTCATTCGTCGGCCAAGTATTTGCTTTGCTAGTGATGAAAATGATGTAGAAAAAATAAAAGCGGAATATACAACTTTACAGAAATATGGATTTCCAAGTGATTATTTTGGACCAAATGAAATGCGCGAGAAGTTAGCTTTCTCTAAACCTGGAGCATTAGTAACGATGGAAGATGCGGAAATAAATCCATTAAAATTTGTACAAGGGTTACTACAAAGATTAGAGGAAATGAGTGTACATTTATTTCCATATGTAGAGGTTGAAGATGTCTATGAAACGGATGGTCAGTTAGATATTAGAACTTCAGAACAATCCTTTATAGCGAAAAACATTATATTCACTACTGGATATGAAACAGTTCCAATTGGAAAACGCATTGGCGCTAACATAAATCGTTCCTATGTATTAGTAAGTAATCCAATCAACAACTTCAATGATTGGTACAAACAGGCACTTATTTGGGAAACAAAACGACCTTACTTATATATACGTTCTACGATAGATAATAGATTAATTGTCGGTGGGCTAGATGAAGATCAACCAGATGCCCCCCATTCTCAGGAAATAATTCAACAACGTGCGGAGAACTTATTGGAAAAGGCGAAAGAACTGTTTCCACAATACAATCTTGAAATCGACTATGCGTATGCAGCAAGCTTTGGAGAATCCATCGATAATCTACCATTCATCGGGGAACATCCCACAAAAGCAAAACATTATTACTTACTTGGATACGGAGGAAATGGGACGGTGTATAGCATGCTTGGTTCACAGATACTAAAAGATTTAGTTACAGGAAAACCAAATGATGATGCTGGGATTGTACAATTAGACAGGAAGTGTGGGGTAAAATAA
- a CDS encoding polysaccharide deacetylase family protein, translating into MNWGVHDVFTLEEYGENILGARRAIPRILQLFLKYDIHATWAIVGMLYCKNKKELLDRLEQLNITYVNESFSPKYNLPNVGENETQDPYHFGSSLIDIIKTIPNQEIGTHTFSHYYCLEEGQTIEQFEADLKEVVSLNQNAASLVLPRNQTNMDYLKMSNKYGITAFRGTEDSWIYRPYTSKTNTKIKRILRLVDSYVNLTGHHTYSFADIQTELLINIKSSRFLRPYSKRLKVVEGLRLRRIKNGLTKAAKSNEIYHLWWHPHNFGKNTEENLLFLEEILKHVEYLKTKYNFQSMHMRDVVDVIKIIS; encoded by the coding sequence TTGAACTGGGGAGTACATGATGTTTTTACTCTTGAGGAATATGGTGAAAATATACTTGGGGCTAGACGAGCTATCCCTCGGATTCTACAGCTTTTTTTAAAGTATGATATTCATGCAACTTGGGCTATCGTTGGTATGTTATATTGCAAAAACAAAAAGGAACTGTTAGACAGGTTAGAGCAGCTAAATATTACTTATGTAAATGAGTCATTTTCTCCTAAATATAATCTCCCAAACGTAGGAGAAAATGAAACCCAAGATCCCTATCATTTTGGTTCATCTTTAATTGATATTATTAAAACAATTCCGAATCAAGAAATCGGCACTCATACATTTTCTCATTATTATTGTTTGGAAGAAGGTCAAACTATTGAACAATTTGAGGCTGATCTTAAAGAGGTTGTTAGTCTTAATCAAAATGCTGCATCCTTAGTGTTACCACGAAACCAAACGAATATGGATTATTTGAAGATGAGTAATAAATATGGAATTACTGCTTTTAGGGGGACTGAGGATAGTTGGATTTATAGACCGTATACTAGTAAAACAAATACGAAAATAAAACGAATCCTTCGGTTAGTTGATTCCTATGTGAATTTGACAGGTCATCATACGTATTCATTTGCAGATATACAAACAGAACTACTGATAAATATTAAATCCAGTAGGTTCTTAAGGCCATATAGTAAACGATTAAAAGTTGTCGAGGGATTACGTTTGAGGCGTATCAAAAATGGATTGACCAAAGCTGCCAAGTCTAATGAAATATATCATTTATGGTGGCATCCACATAATTTTGGAAAGAATACCGAAGAAAATTTACTGTTTCTTGAAGAAATCTTAAAGCATGTGGAGTATTTAAAGACCAAGTATAATTTTCAGAGTATGCATATGCGAGATGTTGTGGATGTTATAAAAATTATTTCATAA
- a CDS encoding GNAT family N-acetyltransferase yields the protein MIRRIITKDFEGAANLVALAYPGMHIQTQESKQAFMDRLKKEDEEQNGIQYFGYFNEVEELIGLYRLNEFECNINGKFQRIFGIGMVAVHLLHKKEKIAFKLLSHFHDYARQENVSLVSLYPFNPSFYRKMGYGYGPMKYEFKIKPHGVVSDGEKGLVQFLSPNDEEAIVSLYNDYAQKHHGMIKRTWNERLRIRNAVTNYVGVKEKAQLIGALAFSLEPVKDSHFLHQQLIVHEWTWSNPSGYKQLAAWLQSQQDQVDRIVFRTNDPSFLYALTNPLNGSNHLIPSANHEVATTGSGLMYRVCNIISFVHTTNFHNLKRPEEFTRILIKLEDSFVKEQNGLYEVVYNGDFWNAIKLENSNEKANISIGIHDLSSWWMGCVSIEALQNYGEVTLYNVEAKALDEWFSSRISPICFTSF from the coding sequence TTGATTCGACGTATAATAACGAAGGATTTTGAAGGTGCAGCTAATCTTGTTGCACTTGCATATCCAGGCATGCATATACAAACGCAAGAAAGTAAACAGGCATTTATGGACCGTTTAAAAAAAGAAGATGAGGAACAAAATGGTATTCAATATTTTGGCTATTTTAATGAAGTAGAAGAACTTATTGGGTTATATCGCTTAAATGAATTTGAATGCAATATAAATGGTAAATTTCAACGAATATTTGGTATAGGGATGGTTGCTGTTCATCTGCTTCATAAGAAAGAGAAAATCGCTTTTAAGCTGCTTTCTCATTTCCATGATTATGCAAGGCAGGAAAATGTATCGCTCGTATCACTTTATCCCTTTAATCCTAGTTTTTATCGGAAGATGGGCTACGGATATGGCCCGATGAAGTATGAATTTAAGATTAAACCACATGGGGTTGTTAGTGACGGGGAAAAAGGACTGGTACAGTTTTTATCTCCGAACGATGAAGAAGCAATCGTATCATTATATAATGACTATGCTCAAAAGCATCATGGGATGATCAAAAGAACATGGAATGAGCGGCTACGAATAAGAAATGCAGTGACCAATTATGTAGGTGTTAAAGAAAAGGCACAACTAATTGGTGCATTAGCATTCTCGTTAGAACCAGTAAAGGATAGTCACTTCTTACATCAACAGTTAATCGTGCATGAATGGACTTGGTCCAATCCAAGTGGATATAAGCAATTAGCTGCTTGGTTGCAATCTCAACAAGATCAAGTGGATCGTATAGTTTTTCGTACGAATGATCCGTCCTTTTTGTATGCACTTACCAATCCTTTAAACGGTTCCAATCATTTAATACCTAGCGCAAACCATGAAGTTGCAACAACTGGATCAGGATTGATGTATCGGGTTTGTAATATTATTTCATTCGTTCATACGACAAATTTTCATAATCTTAAAAGACCGGAAGAGTTTACTAGAATATTAATAAAGTTGGAAGACTCTTTTGTAAAAGAACAGAATGGGTTATATGAAGTCGTTTATAATGGAGACTTTTGGAATGCCATCAAGCTAGAAAATTCGAATGAAAAAGCAAACATTTCGATTGGTATTCATGATTTAAGCTCTTGGTGGATGGGGTGTGTTTCGATTGAAGCGCTTCAAAATTATGGGGAAGTTACTTTATATAATGTAGAGGCAAAAGCACTAGATGAGTGGTTTTCATCTAGAATTAGCCCAATTTGCTTTACATCGTTTTAA
- a CDS encoding 3-hydroxyacyl-CoA dehydrogenase/enoyl-CoA hydratase family protein, which translates to MTYQIKKAAVLGSGVMGSGIAAHLANIGIPTLLLDIVPNEVNKEEEAKGWSLEHPAVRNRFAQTALQKLLKQKPAPLTSTKNLQLITAGNLEDDLEKLKDVDWIIEVVVENLEVKKNLYEKIDAVRKTGTIVSSNTSGISINAMVDGRSEDFGKHFLGTHFFNPPRYLKLLEVIPAKTTDTEVVDFMKQFGEDILGKGVVLAKDTPNFIANRIGTYGLLVSLREMQARGYSVGEVDSVTGPLIGRPKSATFRTLDVVGLDTFAHVAKNVYDQTTGEEQKVFEIPAFMQKMLENKWLGAKTGQGFFLKEGKEIKELNPETLEYEAMKKLKTPSMEMAKQQKGLAAKVKTLTYAKDRTGELLWSILSPTLIYSAQLHGEIADDIVSIDDAMKWGFGWQQGPFEIWDAIGVKDSVEKMKAEGHDIPSFVQSLLDKGLESFYKEDNGDLFYFDGTEYKAVPLSDKVINLKSYKKKHGVIKSNSGASLIDLGDGIALLEFHSKSNSIGLDILQMINFAIDEVEKNFKGLVIGNQGKNFSVGANLGMILMEAQDDNIFELDFVVRQFQNAMMKIKYSTKPVVVAPFGMTLGGGAEATLPAAHIQASSETYMGLVEAGVGLIPGGGGNKELYLKHLRGVPNGVQIDYLNVASKVFETIAMAKVSTSGEEARENNFLSFADGISVNPDHLIYDAKQAALALADAGYKAPIREQVPVSGSPGYAALLLGAEGMFLSGYISEHDMKIAKKLAYVIAGGEVPYGTLVDEQYLLNLEREAFLSLVADPKSQARMQHMLVKGKPLRN; encoded by the coding sequence GTGACATATCAAATCAAAAAGGCTGCTGTTTTAGGTTCGGGGGTAATGGGATCTGGAATAGCTGCTCACCTAGCCAACATTGGCATTCCTACATTATTATTAGATATCGTTCCGAACGAAGTAAATAAAGAGGAAGAAGCAAAAGGATGGTCTTTGGAGCATCCTGCAGTTCGGAATCGTTTTGCTCAAACAGCATTACAAAAACTTTTAAAACAAAAACCAGCTCCACTTACTTCTACAAAAAACCTACAGTTAATAACTGCTGGCAACTTAGAAGATGATTTAGAAAAATTAAAAGATGTTGACTGGATTATTGAAGTAGTTGTAGAAAATTTAGAAGTGAAAAAGAACTTATATGAAAAAATAGATGCAGTACGTAAAACTGGAACAATCGTTAGTTCCAACACTTCAGGTATAAGCATAAATGCGATGGTTGATGGGCGTTCGGAAGATTTTGGAAAACATTTCTTAGGAACACATTTTTTCAATCCGCCTCGCTATTTAAAATTATTAGAAGTAATTCCAGCAAAAACTACGGATACAGAAGTAGTGGATTTCATGAAGCAATTTGGCGAAGACATTCTAGGTAAAGGAGTCGTTTTAGCTAAAGACACTCCTAACTTTATTGCAAATCGAATTGGAACATACGGATTACTTGTTTCACTACGGGAGATGCAAGCACGTGGATATTCTGTCGGAGAAGTGGATTCAGTAACTGGTCCGTTGATTGGTCGTCCAAAATCCGCCACTTTCCGTACACTGGACGTTGTTGGACTTGATACGTTTGCACACGTTGCTAAAAATGTATATGACCAAACAACAGGGGAAGAACAAAAGGTATTTGAAATTCCTGCATTTATGCAAAAAATGCTTGAAAATAAATGGCTTGGGGCTAAAACAGGTCAAGGTTTCTTCTTAAAAGAAGGAAAAGAAATTAAAGAGTTAAACCCAGAGACACTTGAATATGAAGCGATGAAAAAGCTAAAAACTCCTTCAATGGAGATGGCGAAGCAACAAAAAGGCTTAGCTGCAAAAGTGAAAACGTTAACATATGCAAAAGACCGTACTGGGGAGCTTTTATGGAGTATCTTAAGTCCAACACTTATATACTCTGCTCAGTTACATGGGGAAATTGCAGACGATATCGTATCGATTGACGACGCGATGAAATGGGGATTCGGCTGGCAGCAAGGACCTTTTGAAATATGGGATGCAATAGGTGTGAAGGATTCCGTTGAGAAAATGAAAGCAGAAGGTCATGACATTCCTTCATTCGTTCAATCTTTATTAGACAAAGGTTTGGAATCCTTCTATAAAGAAGACAATGGCGATCTTTTCTACTTCGATGGAACAGAATACAAAGCAGTTCCTTTAAGTGATAAAGTGATTAATCTTAAGAGCTATAAGAAAAAACATGGTGTGATCAAGTCGAATTCAGGAGCTAGCTTAATAGACTTAGGAGACGGAATTGCTCTACTTGAATTTCACTCAAAATCCAATTCAATCGGCTTAGATATTCTTCAAATGATAAACTTTGCAATTGATGAAGTAGAGAAAAACTTCAAAGGACTTGTAATAGGTAACCAAGGTAAAAACTTCAGTGTAGGTGCAAACCTTGGCATGATTCTTATGGAAGCACAGGACGATAATATTTTTGAATTGGACTTCGTTGTTCGTCAATTCCAAAACGCGATGATGAAAATCAAATACTCTACAAAGCCAGTTGTAGTTGCTCCATTTGGAATGACACTTGGCGGAGGTGCGGAAGCTACTTTACCAGCGGCACATATTCAAGCATCTTCTGAAACTTATATGGGTCTTGTAGAAGCAGGAGTAGGATTAATCCCTGGAGGTGGCGGCAACAAAGAGCTTTACCTTAAACACTTAAGAGGTGTTCCTAATGGTGTTCAAATTGATTACTTAAATGTTGCTAGCAAAGTGTTTGAAACGATTGCAATGGCGAAAGTATCGACTTCTGGGGAAGAAGCTCGTGAAAACAACTTCTTGAGCTTTGCAGATGGCATTAGCGTTAACCCTGATCATTTAATCTACGATGCGAAGCAAGCAGCACTAGCTCTTGCAGATGCTGGATATAAAGCGCCAATTAGAGAACAGGTCCCTGTTTCAGGCTCTCCCGGATATGCAGCTCTATTATTAGGTGCTGAAGGCATGTTCTTATCAGGATATATCAGTGAGCATGACATGAAAATTGCGAAAAAGCTTGCATACGTCATCGCTGGCGGTGAGGTTCCATACGGTACTTTAGTGGATGAGCAATATCTACTGAACTTAGAGCGTGAAGCTTTCTTAAGTTTAGTTGCAGATCCAAAATCTCAAGCAAGAATGCAACATATGTTAGTGAAAGGCAAACCATTACGCAACTAG
- a CDS encoding STAS domain-containing protein translates to MSQEVEIQQLKDKIAYYEQIIQTMSTPIIPSIVPKTIMIPIVGYMFPERFVNIETQTLMYIGENRDIENVVFDFTGVRLEDVESFDYNELAISISRLNSSLRLMGVRAIYVGFNPRFIREIVHASIHVEIETYKSFRAALNRLLSETNQTIASIYEVK, encoded by the coding sequence ATGTCACAAGAGGTAGAAATCCAACAATTAAAAGATAAAATTGCATATTACGAACAAATAATTCAAACAATGTCTACACCTATTATTCCCTCTATTGTTCCTAAAACAATCATGATACCAATTGTAGGGTATATGTTTCCGGAACGTTTCGTTAATATTGAAACACAAACCCTAATGTATATCGGAGAAAATAGAGACATTGAAAATGTTGTTTTTGACTTCACAGGAGTTAGATTAGAAGATGTGGAATCATTTGACTACAATGAGCTTGCAATTTCGATTTCTCGATTAAATAGTTCTCTACGACTTATGGGTGTTCGTGCCATTTACGTAGGCTTCAATCCTAGATTCATTCGAGAAATTGTTCACGCAAGCATTCATGTGGAAATCGAAACATATAAAAGCTTCCGCGCTGCATTGAATCGCCTCTTAAGCGAAACAAACCAAACAATAGCTTCTATTTATGAAGTGAAGTAA
- a CDS encoding 5'-3' exonuclease has protein sequence MTEDKPHVLVIDGMALLFRSFFATAMSGNFFENSKGIPTNAVQGFARHVLAAQNLMQPTHLAICWDKGMQTFRNELYDGYKANRPKPAEELIPQFDMAQDLSAHLGWMNFGIVGMEADDTIASITHKWQDEARFTIVSGDKDLLQLLHPSTEIAFTKKGFTIYDVYSEARFLEEYGISPLLFPDVKAFMGDSSDGYAGVKGIGPKTALQLVQTYGTVDKILESLHLLKAGHRTKIETDLEMLQLSKELATIRRDVPIEAELDQLIVQTISDSKLDYLYDNGYTILARQLQNQL, from the coding sequence ATGACAGAAGATAAACCACATGTATTAGTAATAGATGGTATGGCCTTGCTGTTTCGGTCTTTTTTTGCAACGGCAATGTCCGGTAATTTCTTTGAAAATTCTAAAGGCATTCCTACAAATGCAGTCCAAGGCTTTGCAAGACATGTATTAGCTGCACAAAATTTAATGCAACCAACCCATCTTGCTATTTGCTGGGATAAAGGTATGCAAACTTTTCGTAATGAGCTATATGATGGGTATAAAGCGAACCGTCCAAAGCCAGCAGAAGAATTAATACCACAATTTGATATGGCACAGGATTTGTCTGCACATTTAGGATGGATGAACTTTGGTATAGTTGGGATGGAGGCAGACGATACGATTGCTTCTATTACACATAAATGGCAAGATGAAGCTCGATTTACGATTGTAAGTGGAGATAAGGATTTACTTCAGCTTCTTCATCCTTCTACGGAGATTGCGTTTACGAAAAAGGGATTTACGATTTATGATGTTTATAGTGAGGCTCGCTTTTTAGAAGAATACGGTATTTCACCACTTCTTTTTCCGGATGTAAAAGCATTCATGGGAGATTCTAGCGATGGTTATGCTGGAGTGAAGGGGATTGGTCCTAAAACGGCATTACAATTGGTTCAAACATATGGGACCGTGGATAAAATTCTCGAGTCTCTTCATTTATTAAAAGCAGGGCATCGAACTAAAATAGAAACAGATTTAGAAATGCTTCAACTATCTAAAGAATTGGCAACAATTCGACGTGACGTTCCAATAGAAGCAGAACTGGATCAGCTGATTGTACAAACTATTTCAGACTCAAAATTGGATTACTTATATGATAATGGGTATACGATTTTAGCAAGACAACTCCAAAACCAACTTTAG
- a CDS encoding acetyl-CoA C-acetyltransferase: MREAVIVAGARTPVGKAKKGSLATVRPDDFGALVVKETLNRAGGYDGPIDDLILGCAMPEAEQGMNVARNIGALAGLPDTTPAITVNRFCSSGLQSIAYAAERIMLGHSEAIIAGGVESMSMVPMMGTTIRPNARLAETAPQYYMGMGHTAEQVANKYGVSREDQDAFAVRSHERAAAAIAAGKFSDDIVPVEVVKHYIDENNKAQVKKFLFEMDEGVREGTTVETLAKLRPAFNVRGSVTAGNASQTSDGAGAVLVMDREVAEAQGLKPLAKFRSFAVGGVPPEVMGIGPIVAVPKALKLAGLSVEDIDIWEINEAFASQSLQVVRHLGIDIDKVNVNGGAIALGHPLGATGTILTLKMMSELRRQGKQFGVVTMCIGGGMGAAGVFELL, translated from the coding sequence ATGCGTGAAGCAGTTATCGTAGCAGGTGCAAGAACACCCGTCGGAAAAGCGAAAAAAGGGTCATTAGCAACTGTTCGTCCAGATGATTTTGGAGCTTTAGTTGTAAAGGAAACATTGAATAGAGCAGGCGGATATGATGGTCCAATAGATGATTTAATTTTAGGCTGTGCAATGCCTGAAGCAGAACAAGGAATGAATGTTGCAAGAAATATTGGTGCACTAGCAGGTCTTCCAGATACAACACCAGCTATTACAGTAAATCGGTTCTGTTCTTCAGGGTTACAATCCATTGCTTATGCAGCAGAACGTATTATGCTAGGTCACTCTGAAGCAATTATTGCCGGAGGGGTAGAGTCGATGAGTATGGTTCCAATGATGGGAACTACGATTCGTCCAAATGCACGTTTAGCAGAAACAGCTCCACAATATTATATGGGAATGGGCCACACTGCTGAGCAAGTAGCAAACAAATATGGTGTGAGTCGTGAAGATCAAGATGCTTTTGCAGTACGTTCACATGAACGTGCAGCAGCTGCAATTGCAGCTGGTAAATTCAGTGATGATATCGTTCCTGTCGAAGTAGTTAAGCATTATATTGATGAAAACAATAAAGCTCAAGTGAAAAAGTTCTTATTCGAAATGGATGAAGGTGTTAGAGAAGGAACAACGGTTGAAACACTTGCAAAATTACGTCCAGCATTTAATGTTCGTGGTTCTGTAACAGCAGGAAATGCTTCTCAAACATCTGATGGTGCAGGTGCAGTTCTAGTTATGGACCGTGAAGTGGCAGAAGCACAAGGGTTAAAACCTCTTGCGAAATTCCGTTCATTCGCAGTTGGCGGTGTTCCACCAGAAGTAATGGGAATCGGACCAATTGTAGCAGTACCAAAAGCATTAAAGCTAGCTGGTTTATCTGTTGAGGATATTGATATTTGGGAAATTAATGAAGCATTTGCTTCTCAATCTCTTCAAGTAGTTCGTCATTTAGGAATTGACATAGATAAAGTTAATGTGAATGGTGGAGCAATTGCACTCGGACATCCGCTTGGAGCTACTGGTACAATTTTGACTTTAAAAATGATGAGTGAACTAAGACGTCAAGGAAAGCAGTTCGGAGTCGTTACTATGTGTATCGGTGGGGGAATGGGAGCGGCAGGAGTATTTGAACTTTTATAA